The Schistocerca americana isolate TAMUIC-IGC-003095 chromosome 5, iqSchAmer2.1, whole genome shotgun sequence genome includes a window with the following:
- the LOC124615337 gene encoding ejaculatory bulb-specific protein 3-like — protein MKAALVLVAALAIIVVAAAEEKYTTKYDNVNLDEILANDRLLNKYVQCLMEDDESNCTADGKELKGVIPDALSNECAKCNEKQKEGTKKVLKHLINHKPDVWAQLKSKYDPDGTYSKKYEDKEKELHE, from the exons ATGAAGGCCGCCCTGGTACTTGTCGCGGCGTTAGCCATCATTGTGGTCGCCGCCGCGGAGGAGAAGTACACCACCAAGTACGACAACGTCAACCTAGACGAGATCCTCGCCAACGACCGCCTGCTCAACAAGTACGTCCAGTGCTTGATGGAGGACGACGAATCCAACTGCACCGCCGATGGGAAGGAGCTCAAGG GTGTCATTCCTGACGCGCTGAGCAACGAGTGCGCCAAGTGTAACGAGAAGCAGAAGGAGGGCACCAAGAAGGTGCTGAAGCACCTCATCAACCACAAGCCCGACGTCTGGGCGCAGCTCAAGTCCAAGTACGACCCCGACGGCACCTACAGCAAGAAGTACGAAGACAAGGAGAAGGAGCTCCACGAATAA